The Triticum dicoccoides isolate Atlit2015 ecotype Zavitan chromosome 6A, WEW_v2.0, whole genome shotgun sequence genome has a window encoding:
- the LOC119315279 gene encoding BURP domain-containing protein 14-like, with protein sequence MALPRRSHLFLVTVVLLLLSRLPRSSPTYIDVSPCPSPAARPLTPLWFPRAAVGSPSTSPAYDPRPSELYDPRPRFPTARGLPRSSLLSGALSPSAAPPLRFLPPPYGLPRSSPSSYKAAPLSPSPPAPRLTPSSSLPVNPFTAKAAFIRYWNRKVHGSRLHPAFFFAKLSPLSAPDAVAFSNLASAGQLGSRLPAFCTAASILCPSTSGAIWSGSGPSKAGDASGSPATNSSAPFKNYANGNFSSYGNSGGGGADAFAVYSRGQVNPVDSFHRYGKGSLGRNDSFATYQALGNVGTASFNSYTAGATGGASEFAEYDGETNTVAVTFANYDVAGNGRSRDFSAYTQDANSGVESFTGYGRTANSVGESFNSYGNRTNSIMSAFINYGDKANSATDTFDSYGVNGNTPQNTFRSYSSGSNGGADDFKGYRDNANVGDDSFTSYANDANGATADFQSYGKSVNPGSVGFKGYGQGANPNHRIGFTRYTGDNTTFKAYSNEGVEFKEYQNMSRMEVSKVAANLSLSSSGNHRPPPKWSPEPGKFFRERDLITGNRMPMPDISDKMPPRAFLPRDIAAKIPFEAGTVSALFGAPPGNAMRQVVASTVDECARPPSRGETKRCATSAEDMLDFAVEMLGDNVAVRSTESAAGSGGDVRVGRVVGVAGGHTTRSVSCHESMFPYLVYYCHSVPSVRVYEAEILAVETGRKINRGVAICHLDTSDWSPGHGAFAALGGKPGEMEVCHWIFQGDMVWTVAD encoded by the coding sequence ATGGCGCTCCCTCGCCGATCCCACCTCTTCCTGGTCACCGTCGTCCTGCTCCTCCTCTCCCGCCTGCCACGCTCTTCGCCGACGTACATTGACGTCTCACCATGCCCTTCTCCGGCGGCACGTCCCTTGACGCCACTATGGTTTCCACGGGCTGCCGTCGGCTCTCCCTCCACTTCTCCGGCCTACGATCCACGGCCTTCGGAGCTCTATGATCCGCGGCCACGTTTCCCAACCGCACGCGGGCTGCCACGGTCCTCGTTGCTCTCCGGTGCCCTCTCCCCGTCCGCTGCTCCGCCGCTGCGTTTCCTGCCACCGCCATACGGCCTGCCGCGGAGCTCGCCTTCCTCCTACAAAGCGGCGCCGCTCTCGCCGTCCCCTCCGGCGCCGCGGCTgacgccgtcgtcgtcgctgcccGTCAACCCGTTCACGGCCAAGGCGGCCTTCATCCGGTACTGGAACCGGAAGGTGCACGGCAGCCGCCTCCACCCGGCCTTCTTCTTCGCCAAGCTGTCCCCGCTCTCCGCGCCCGACGCCGTCGCCTTCTCCAACCTCGCGTCCGCCGGCCAGCTCGGCTCGCGCCTCCCCGCCTTCTGCACCGCCGCGTCCATCCTCTGCCCCTCCACCTCCGGCGCCATCTGGTCGGGCTCGGGCCCGTCCAAGGCCGGGGACGCGTCCGGTTCGCCTGCCACCAACTCCAGCGCGCCGTTCAAGAACTACGCCAACGGCAACTTCAGCAGCTACggcaacagcggcggcggcggcgccgacgcGTTCGCGGTCTACTCGCGAGGCCAGGTCAACCCCGTCGACTCGTTCCACCGGTATGGTAAGGGCTCGCTGGGCCGGAACGACTCCTTCGCGACGTACCAGGCGCTGGGCAACGTCGGCACCGCGAGCTTCAACTCCTACACTGCCGGTGCCACCGGCGGCGCCAGCGAGTTCGCCGAGTACGACGGCGAGACCAACACGGTCGCCGTGACCTTCGCCAACTACGACGTCGCCGGCAACGGCCGCTCCCGCGACTTCTCGGCGTACACGCAGGACGCCAACTCAGGCGTCGAGAGCTTCACCGGGTACGGCAGGACCGCCAACAGCGTCGGCGAGTCCTTCAACTCCTACGGCAACCGCACCAACTCCATCATGTCCGCCTTCATCAACTACGGCGACAAAGCCAACAGCGCCACCGACACCTTCGACTCCTACGGAGTCAACGGGAACACCCCACAGAACACCTTCCGGAGCTACTCGTCCGGCAGCAACGGCGGCGCCGACGACTTCAAGGGGTACAGGGACAACGCCAACGTCGGCGACGACAGCTTCACCTCCTACGCCAACGACGCCAACGGCGCCACCGCCGACTTCCAGAGCTACGGCAAGTCCGTGAACCCCGGGAGCGTGGGGTTCAAGGGGTACGGCCAGGGCGCCAACCCCAACCACCGCATCGGCTTCACGCGCTACACCGGCGACAACACCACCTTCAAGGCCTACTCCAACGAGGGCGTCGAGTTCAAAGAGTACCAGAACATGTCCAGGATGGAGGTCTCCAAGGTGGcagccaacctctccctctcctcctccgggaaccaccggccgccgcccaagtggtcgccggagCCCGGGAAGTTCTTCCGCGAGCGAGACCTCATCACCGGGAACCGGATGCCGATGCCCGACATCAGCGACAAGATGCCGCCACGGGCGTTCCTGCCGAGGGACATCGCCGCCAAGATCCCGTTCGAGGCAGGCACCGTGTCCGCGCTGTTCGGGGCGCCGCCGGGCAACGCGATGAGGCAGGTGGTGGCGTCGACGGTGGACGAGTGCGCGCGCCCGCCCAGCCGCGGCGAGACCAAGCGGTGCGCGACGTCGGCCGAGGACATGCTGGACTTCGCCGTGGAGATGCTGGGGGACAACGTGGCCGTGCGCAGCACGGAGTCcgcggcgggcagcggcggcgacgTCAGGGTCGGCAGGGTGGTGGGCGTCGCCGGCGGCCACACGACGCGGTCAGTGTCGTGCCACGAGAGCATGTTCCCGTACCTGGTCTACTACTGCCACTCGGTGCCGAGCGTGCGGGTGTACGAGGCCGAGATCCTGGCCGTCGAGACCGGCCGGAAGATCAACCGTGGCGTGGCGATCTGCCACCTCGACACGTCGGACTGGAGCCCCGGTCACGGCGCGTTCGCCGCGCTTGGCGGGAAGCCCGGTGAGATGGAGGTGTGCCATTGGATCTTCCAGGGGGAcatggtttggacggtggccgattgA